One segment of Paraburkholderia sp. PREW-6R DNA contains the following:
- a CDS encoding DUF1254 domain-containing protein, with translation MIKNRRVLFSLHWTCASFAGLAFLAGCASSPSATQKTTGWIKDEVADSYVFGYPLVLMGVARDAAVGSDPGQAPVNTLRHAQALPPIGAAYPQRPSLDTLDSTGWLDVGSEPVVLSLPDSHGRYVDARVLDMWTNVVWSTSSQFGAHAAGIKAQNIAFVGPGWQGDLPSGVTRVDVPTHDAWVSVRIQSNRGRDLAAVRRLQRGIRVAPLSVYVGGTRNALAALPRGGADVNSSASATPAAQVAALDANAFFTRLAQALPDNPPTPADPHALKFLADLGVTPGEPVKLPNAPEAIAAGLADGHERVATPPPNLLSANGWSWFGEGVGNYGPDYAMRAYAAFTQPGIGTKDDEVRAIVTQDSDGHPLNGANRYVIHFAPNELPPVRGFWSITAYTKDGALGDSAPARLAVGDRNGARRNRDGSLDVTVSSTRGRGGNWLPAPRADLQLVLRLYAPKPQATDGTWQPPAVVRQ, from the coding sequence ATGATAAAAAATCGCCGAGTACTGTTCTCGCTTCACTGGACCTGCGCATCGTTCGCGGGCCTCGCCTTTCTGGCCGGTTGCGCGTCGTCGCCGTCCGCGACGCAGAAAACCACCGGCTGGATCAAGGACGAAGTCGCCGATTCTTACGTGTTCGGCTATCCGCTCGTGCTGATGGGTGTCGCGCGCGATGCGGCCGTCGGCAGCGATCCGGGGCAGGCGCCCGTCAACACGCTGCGTCACGCGCAAGCGTTGCCGCCAATTGGCGCGGCCTACCCGCAGCGTCCCAGTCTCGACACGCTGGATTCGACCGGCTGGCTGGATGTCGGAAGCGAGCCGGTAGTCCTCTCGCTGCCCGATTCGCATGGCCGTTATGTCGACGCCCGCGTGCTCGACATGTGGACGAACGTGGTCTGGTCGACCAGTTCGCAATTCGGCGCGCATGCGGCAGGCATCAAGGCGCAAAACATCGCGTTCGTCGGACCCGGCTGGCAGGGCGATCTTCCCAGTGGCGTGACACGCGTCGACGTGCCGACGCACGACGCGTGGGTGAGCGTTCGCATCCAGTCGAATCGCGGACGTGACCTCGCGGCAGTCCGCAGATTGCAACGGGGCATTCGCGTTGCGCCGTTGAGTGTCTATGTCGGCGGCACGCGCAATGCACTGGCCGCACTGCCGCGCGGCGGCGCCGATGTCAATTCATCCGCTTCGGCCACGCCGGCCGCACAGGTGGCCGCGCTCGACGCCAATGCGTTTTTCACGCGGCTCGCGCAGGCGCTGCCCGACAATCCGCCGACACCGGCCGATCCGCACGCATTGAAGTTTTTAGCCGATCTGGGCGTCACGCCCGGCGAGCCCGTGAAGCTGCCGAACGCTCCCGAGGCGATCGCCGCCGGTCTGGCCGACGGCCATGAGCGCGTCGCCACGCCACCGCCGAATCTGTTGAGCGCGAATGGGTGGAGCTGGTTTGGCGAAGGCGTCGGCAATTACGGTCCCGATTACGCGATGCGTGCTTATGCGGCATTTACCCAGCCGGGCATCGGCACGAAGGACGACGAAGTGCGCGCAATCGTCACGCAGGATAGCGACGGTCATCCGCTCAATGGCGCCAATCGCTACGTCATTCACTTCGCGCCGAACGAACTGCCGCCGGTGCGCGGTTTCTGGTCGATCACCGCATACACGAAAGACGGCGCGCTCGGCGACAGCGCGCCTGCGCGTCTCGCGGTGGGCGACCGCAATGGCGCGCGCCGCAATCGCGATGGTTCGCTCGACGTGACGGTTTCATCCACGCGCGGCAGAGGCGGCAACTGGTTGCCGGCGCCGCGCGCCGATCTGCAACTCGTGCTGCGTTTGTACGCGCCGAAACCTCAGGCAACCGACGGCACCTGGCAGCCGCCCGCAGTCGTGCGTCAATGA
- a CDS encoding response regulator transcription factor: MSTILIIDDHPAFRMIIKMQLMQLLGVEDVIEADNGQSAVEMARQHAPVLAILDLDIPRISGLDVIPRLKLAHPAIRVMVLSGHDPATFAPRAMRSGVHGFVAKSQEMKEIMRGVEAVLAGYTVFPVTSSGSGIALAGRTVKEEERVMMLSDKELVILQMLSKGMSNKAIGEALFISNKTVSSHKTRIMHKLGVKSLVELIDLARRCRIALAQ; the protein is encoded by the coding sequence ATGTCCACCATTCTGATTATCGACGATCACCCTGCGTTCCGGATGATCATCAAAATGCAACTCATGCAACTTCTGGGCGTCGAGGACGTGATCGAAGCCGATAACGGTCAATCCGCCGTTGAGATGGCCCGACAGCATGCGCCGGTGCTCGCCATACTCGACCTGGACATTCCGCGTATCAGTGGACTCGATGTCATTCCGCGACTCAAGCTGGCACATCCAGCGATCCGCGTGATGGTGCTGTCCGGCCACGACCCCGCGACGTTCGCGCCGCGTGCGATGCGCTCAGGCGTGCATGGTTTCGTTGCCAAGTCGCAGGAAATGAAAGAAATCATGCGGGGCGTGGAGGCCGTGCTTGCGGGCTACACCGTCTTCCCGGTCACGTCGAGCGGCTCGGGGATTGCGCTGGCCGGGCGAACGGTGAAGGAAGAGGAGCGCGTCATGATGCTGTCCGATAAGGAACTGGTGATCCTGCAAATGCTCTCTAAGGGTATGTCGAATAAGGCAATTGGCGAGGCGCTTTTTATCAGCAACAAAACCGTGAGCAGTCACAAGACGCGCATCATGCACAAGCTTGGCGTGAAGTCGCTCGTCGAACTCATTGATCTGGCGCGACGCTGCCGGATTGCACTGGCGCAGTAG
- a CDS encoding Cache 3/Cache 2 fusion domain-containing protein: protein MEFPSLRRASVGARLAVLSCVLVALIFSAFAWALARTAGGQVSEQVLDRIADRDRSISAMITLFDKALSAEVDRSMSLFASFLPDGYSLDDTQTIDISGSATPAIKAGDKVLNMDFTIPDQFLERSGAVATVFARTGDDFVRVTTSLKKQDGSRAIGTLLDRHAPAYASIIANRSYTGLATLFGKRLITQYRPMTDASGRVIGALFVGVNVDKEIQSVEDGIRSLKIGDSGYYFVLDASNGADRGKLIVHPAAAGQSADDANAPYRHMLDMKEGQLEFRSADATLGEHQARDKFVSFVTVPEWHWLVGGVAPRDEVMADIISTRNWFLALGFVLVGVFAVVFLIAVRRLVSRPLDEAARASERFASGDLSVRVAQQAAGSSGRHARADEIGRLMQSIDGIGEGLARIVSQVRNASADMSHGTEQIAAGSGNIAARIVTQASSLEETAASMEQITSTVQQNADHAAQANTLVTTAADAALEGGRAVERVVSTMGEISRSSQKIAEITSVIEGIAFQTNILALNAAVEAARAGEHGKGFAVVASEVRALAQRSAASVKEIEALIAESSATVQSGLHIAEEASSTMQGIVQQVGQVRAIMGEISVASREQSGGIEQVNIAVSQIGEATQQNATIVGEAELAAAGLRDQAARLAQLVSVFKLEPEHG from the coding sequence ATGGAATTCCCTTCTCTGCGCCGCGCCAGCGTAGGCGCACGGCTTGCCGTGCTGTCCTGCGTGCTGGTCGCGCTGATTTTCTCCGCTTTCGCCTGGGCGCTCGCGCGCACTGCCGGCGGGCAGGTCAGCGAACAGGTCCTCGACCGTATCGCCGATCGCGACCGCTCCATCTCCGCCATGATCACGCTGTTCGACAAGGCACTTTCGGCCGAAGTGGACCGTTCCATGTCGCTCTTCGCGAGTTTCCTGCCCGACGGCTACAGCCTCGACGACACGCAGACAATCGACATCAGCGGCTCCGCGACGCCCGCCATCAAAGCCGGCGACAAAGTGCTGAACATGGACTTCACGATTCCCGATCAATTTCTCGAACGCAGCGGCGCGGTCGCCACCGTGTTCGCACGCACCGGCGACGATTTCGTCCGCGTGACGACGTCGCTGAAAAAGCAGGACGGCTCACGCGCTATCGGCACGCTGCTCGACCGCCATGCGCCGGCTTACGCGTCGATCATCGCGAACCGCTCTTACACCGGGCTTGCCACGCTATTCGGCAAGCGGTTGATCACGCAATACCGTCCGATGACCGACGCAAGCGGCCGCGTGATCGGCGCGCTGTTCGTCGGCGTGAACGTGGACAAGGAAATCCAGTCGGTGGAGGACGGGATTCGCAGTCTGAAGATCGGCGATAGCGGTTACTACTTCGTGCTCGACGCGTCGAACGGCGCGGACCGCGGCAAGCTGATCGTGCATCCAGCGGCAGCCGGCCAGAGCGCCGACGATGCGAACGCACCCTATCGGCATATGCTCGACATGAAAGAGGGTCAACTCGAATTCAGGTCGGCCGACGCGACGCTGGGCGAGCATCAGGCACGCGATAAGTTCGTCTCCTTCGTGACCGTCCCGGAGTGGCACTGGCTCGTGGGCGGCGTCGCGCCGCGCGACGAAGTGATGGCCGACATCATTTCCACGCGCAACTGGTTCCTCGCGCTCGGCTTCGTGCTGGTCGGCGTATTCGCCGTGGTCTTCCTGATCGCGGTGCGGCGTCTCGTGAGTCGTCCGCTCGACGAAGCCGCCAGGGCGTCGGAACGCTTTGCATCGGGTGATCTGAGTGTGCGCGTCGCGCAGCAAGCAGCCGGTTCGAGCGGACGCCACGCACGCGCCGATGAAATTGGCCGCCTGATGCAGTCGATCGACGGCATCGGCGAAGGTCTCGCGCGCATCGTTTCTCAGGTGCGCAACGCGTCGGCGGATATGTCGCACGGCACCGAGCAAATCGCCGCGGGCAGCGGCAACATTGCCGCGCGCATCGTGACGCAGGCGAGCAGTCTCGAAGAAACCGCGGCGAGCATGGAACAGATCACCTCGACCGTGCAGCAGAATGCCGACCACGCGGCGCAAGCCAACACGCTCGTCACGACCGCTGCGGACGCCGCGCTAGAAGGAGGACGGGCGGTGGAGCGCGTCGTGTCGACCATGGGCGAGATCAGCCGCTCGTCGCAAAAGATCGCTGAAATTACGAGCGTCATCGAAGGCATCGCGTTTCAGACGAACATCCTCGCGCTGAACGCGGCTGTCGAAGCGGCCCGCGCGGGCGAACACGGCAAGGGATTCGCGGTGGTGGCGTCGGAAGTGCGCGCACTGGCGCAGCGCAGCGCGGCGTCGGTCAAGGAGATCGAGGCGCTGATCGCGGAGTCTTCAGCGACGGTGCAAAGCGGGCTGCACATCGCCGAAGAAGCGAGTTCGACGATGCAAGGCATCGTCCAGCAGGTCGGCCAGGTGCGCGCGATCATGGGCGAAATCAGTGTGGCGTCGCGCGAGCAGTCGGGCGGCATCGAGCAGGTGAATATCGCGGTTTCGCAAATCGGCGAGGCAACCCAGCAGAATGCGACGATCGTCGGCGAAGCGGAACTCGCGGCAGCCGGGTTGCGCGATCAGGCTGCGCGGCTTGCGCAACTGGTCAGTGTGTTCAAACTCGAACCCGAGCACGGCTGA
- a CDS encoding DUF748 domain-containing protein: protein MASLNKATFASSMQTVRDVAQSRHTRRVIIGLLIFIVLFGLLGFFAAPPLIRHIAEQQLSRQLDRPASIGRIALNPYTLRLEADRVHIGERGGAGDFVDISRIIVQPSWSSLFRAAPIVDEVQLDSPRFHLVRDDAGRFNFTDLIEKFSKPSAKTDNKPTLFSVSNIRLENGKITFDDKLLGATHVIDQWKLGIPFIATLPSKTDIFVEPLLRARIDGSPLAIDGKTKPFAASRESEISLRFDGLDVPRLVSYVPTKLPVLVQSGKLSTDLKLNFVMSNDAPSLRVTGTVDMNDVDVRDQAKAPFFAAHAVHVAAATLDPLKSLYHFDDIRIDAPTAALSRDRDGVLSVERMFAPAPARTSAAAKASVAASETALAAALAAAPASASTPTQTQANAASAPAEASGASATQNAAPPLDLSIKHFALNDGTVNIHDDAASRPVDVGLQKLAVTLTDFSTLAPAPAHYTLSTEFKDGGGSLGAAGAFGLAAKTANAKLDLKSLKLPLIQPYIDTATAAQVTDGALSATTNVGANWSKSPVAVMVDDTQLDLQSLKLAARGNSIPLVSLAQGRVVVRHVDVAARVAEVTSVDTTGLALDVARLKDGSINLASLAGPHEVAQQRTAVHAVKKAQVEGPAWHYRIGELTLKDATANFIDNTTPQSVKLSITPLQLKVQQISDDLSRPLPVDLQATLNGKGTLGINGDVTATPLKVAVKVNANRLDAAAFEPYFGNKLNAQIASALLNASGDLSLTQAKALKANYQGDLALVDVRMLDKATSDPFAGWGSLALSNLKADYDEHGAVVDAARVTFTKFYGRVLLDAQGKLNLNDVVAHESGASKSLTRDKSGGDPVPLTPQPASTAAVPAAPAPASAASAPATVTAATPPQSPVKLHFGQLVLQQGRVTYTDNFIKPNFTANLVNIQGTVGAFGTQSTTSAPVDIAAKLAANGPLSIRGTVNPLIAKPALDLTASAHDIELTNLTPYSAKYAGYPITKGKLNVDLHYQLANDQLNANNHLFIDQLTFGDHVDNTTATKLPVRLAISLLKNSRGEIDVNLPVSGSLSNPEFSIGGLIWHAVLNLLEKAVTAPFSLIANAFGGNAEELGYVEFEPGSATLTDADTKKLDTIVKALADKKSVRMDLTGRVDPAVDEPALRTAYVERLVKQQKIKDVVGNGASVDLSTVSVDPKEYDKYLTQAYKSADFKKPRNIVGLTKSVPDDDMKNALAANAPIDEGSLRELAQRRAQSVQQYLDGKIDSSRVFIVAPKLNADGIKDKGAATRVDFGLK, encoded by the coding sequence ATGGCAAGCCTCAACAAAGCAACATTCGCATCTTCCATGCAGACCGTGCGCGACGTTGCGCAGTCACGCCATACCCGGCGCGTCATCATTGGTCTGCTGATCTTCATCGTTTTGTTCGGGCTGCTGGGATTTTTCGCGGCGCCGCCGCTGATCCGCCACATCGCGGAACAGCAACTCAGCAGGCAACTCGATCGTCCGGCCAGCATCGGCCGCATTGCGCTCAATCCTTATACGCTCAGACTGGAAGCCGACCGTGTGCATATCGGCGAGCGCGGCGGCGCGGGCGATTTCGTGGATATTTCGCGGATCATCGTGCAGCCTTCGTGGAGTTCATTGTTTCGCGCCGCGCCGATCGTCGATGAAGTGCAGCTCGATTCACCGCGTTTTCATCTTGTCCGTGACGACGCGGGGCGCTTCAATTTCACGGATCTGATCGAGAAGTTCTCGAAGCCCTCGGCGAAAACCGATAACAAACCCACACTGTTTTCCGTGTCGAACATACGCCTCGAAAACGGCAAGATCACGTTCGACGACAAGCTGCTCGGCGCCACGCACGTGATCGATCAATGGAAGCTGGGCATTCCGTTTATCGCCACGCTGCCGTCGAAAACCGACATCTTCGTGGAGCCGCTGCTGCGCGCGCGCATCGACGGCAGTCCGCTTGCGATCGACGGCAAGACCAAGCCTTTCGCGGCGTCGCGGGAGTCGGAGATATCGCTGCGTTTCGACGGGCTCGACGTGCCGCGTCTCGTGTCCTACGTGCCGACCAAGCTGCCGGTCCTCGTGCAGTCCGGCAAGCTCTCCACCGATCTGAAGCTCAACTTCGTGATGTCGAACGACGCGCCTTCGCTGCGCGTGACCGGCACCGTCGATATGAACGACGTGGACGTGCGCGATCAGGCCAAGGCGCCGTTCTTCGCGGCGCACGCAGTGCACGTGGCCGCCGCAACGCTCGATCCGCTGAAGAGCCTGTATCACTTCGACGACATCCGCATCGACGCGCCGACTGCCGCGCTCTCGCGTGACCGGGACGGCGTGTTGAGCGTCGAGCGCATGTTCGCGCCGGCGCCTGCAAGGACGTCTGCCGCAGCTAAAGCGTCTGTAGCCGCGTCTGAAACCGCGCTTGCAGCCGCGCTTGCAGCCGCGCCTGCCTCCGCGTCAACGCCAACGCAGACGCAGGCCAACGCAGCCAGTGCGCCCGCTGAAGCGTCGGGCGCGAGCGCTACGCAAAACGCGGCGCCGCCGCTCGATCTGTCGATCAAACATTTCGCGCTGAACGACGGCACGGTGAATATTCATGACGACGCTGCATCGCGTCCCGTGGACGTCGGTCTGCAAAAGCTCGCCGTCACGCTCACCGACTTTTCGACGCTCGCCCCGGCCCCCGCGCATTACACGCTCAGCACCGAGTTCAAGGACGGTGGGGGCTCGCTCGGCGCAGCGGGCGCGTTCGGACTCGCCGCGAAAACCGCAAACGCAAAGCTCGATCTGAAGTCGTTGAAGTTGCCGCTGATCCAGCCGTATATCGACACCGCAACCGCAGCGCAAGTCACGGACGGCGCGTTGTCGGCCACGACGAATGTCGGCGCGAACTGGTCGAAGTCGCCGGTGGCCGTGATGGTCGACGACACGCAACTCGACCTGCAATCGCTCAAGCTGGCGGCGCGGGGCAACAGCATTCCGCTGGTCTCGCTCGCACAAGGGCGTGTCGTGGTCAGGCACGTGGACGTGGCCGCGCGCGTAGCCGAGGTGACGAGCGTCGACACAACCGGTCTTGCGCTCGATGTCGCGCGGCTGAAAGACGGCAGCATCAATCTGGCGTCGCTCGCCGGTCCCCATGAAGTCGCGCAGCAACGCACGGCGGTTCACGCGGTGAAGAAAGCGCAGGTGGAAGGGCCGGCATGGCACTACAGGATCGGCGAGCTGACGCTGAAAGACGCGACGGCGAATTTCATCGACAACACGACGCCGCAGTCGGTCAAGCTGAGCATCACGCCGCTGCAACTGAAGGTGCAGCAGATCAGCGACGATCTGAGCCGACCGCTGCCCGTCGATCTGCAGGCAACGTTGAACGGTAAAGGCACGCTCGGCATCAACGGCGACGTCACCGCCACGCCGCTCAAGGTGGCGGTCAAGGTGAACGCGAACCGGCTCGACGCGGCGGCATTCGAGCCGTATTTTGGCAACAAGCTCAATGCGCAGATTGCGAGCGCACTGCTCAACGCGAGCGGCGATCTGTCGCTGACGCAAGCCAAAGCGCTCAAAGCGAATTATCAAGGCGACCTTGCGCTCGTCGATGTTCGGATGCTCGACAAGGCAACTTCCGATCCGTTTGCAGGGTGGGGCTCGCTCGCGCTGTCCAATCTGAAAGCGGATTACGACGAGCATGGCGCCGTTGTCGACGCAGCGCGCGTCACGTTTACGAAATTCTATGGGCGCGTCTTGCTCGACGCGCAGGGCAAGCTCAACCTGAACGATGTCGTGGCGCACGAAAGCGGAGCGTCGAAGTCGCTCACGCGCGACAAGAGCGGCGGCGACCCCGTGCCGTTGACGCCGCAGCCGGCGTCGACGGCGGCTGTGCCTGCGGCTCCTGCCCCTGCCTCCGCGGCCTCCGCGCCGGCAACGGTCACGGCCGCTACGCCGCCGCAAAGTCCCGTGAAGCTGCACTTCGGCCAGCTCGTGCTGCAACAGGGCCGCGTAACGTACACGGATAACTTCATCAAGCCGAACTTCACGGCGAACCTCGTCAATATTCAGGGGACCGTCGGTGCGTTCGGTACGCAGTCCACTACATCGGCGCCGGTGGACATTGCCGCGAAGCTGGCCGCGAATGGTCCGTTGTCGATCCGCGGCACCGTGAATCCGCTGATTGCGAAACCCGCGCTCGACCTGACCGCGAGCGCGCACGATATCGAACTGACCAATCTCACGCCATATTCCGCGAAATACGCGGGCTATCCGATCACGAAGGGCAAGCTGAACGTCGATCTGCATTACCAGCTCGCTAACGATCAGCTCAATGCGAACAATCATCTTTTCATCGACCAGCTTACGTTCGGCGATCACGTCGACAACACGACGGCGACGAAACTGCCGGTGCGTCTCGCCATTTCGCTGCTGAAGAACTCGCGTGGAGAAATCGACGTGAATCTGCCGGTGTCGGGTTCGCTGTCGAATCCCGAATTCAGCATTGGCGGTTTGATCTGGCATGCCGTGCTCAACCTGCTGGAAAAGGCCGTCACTGCGCCGTTCTCGCTGATCGCCAACGCTTTTGGCGGCAATGCGGAGGAATTGGGCTACGTCGAGTTCGAACCGGGCTCGGCGACCCTCACCGACGCCGACACGAAAAAGCTCGACACGATCGTCAAGGCCCTCGCTGACAAGAAGTCGGTCCGTATGGACCTGACAGGCCGCGTCGATCCCGCCGTGGACGAGCCCGCGTTGCGCACCGCCTACGTGGAGCGCCTCGTCAAGCAGCAGAAGATCAAGGACGTGGTGGGAAATGGCGCAAGCGTGGACCTGTCGACCGTGAGTGTCGATCCGAAGGAATACGACAAGTATCTGACGCAGGCTTACAAGTCGGCGGATTTCAAGAAGCCGCGCAATATCGTCGGCCTGACCAAAAGCGTACCCGACGACGACATGAAGAACGCTCTCGCCGCCAACGCGCCCATCGACGAAGGCAGCCTGCGCGAACTCGCGCAACGGCGCGCGCAGAGCGTGCAGCAGTATCTCGATGGCAAGATCGACAGCAGCCGCGTGTTCATCGTCGCACCGAAACTGAACGCGGATGGCATCAAGGACAAAGGTGCGGCGACGCGCGTCGATTTCGGCCTCAAGTAA
- a CDS encoding heavy metal translocating P-type ATPase, with the protein MTELANPRRPADTAHPADRITSLDIGGMTCASCAMRVEKALARVPGVARASVNLATEQAQVDSDASVGADALVDAVRRAGYEATPVAPVAPTAQDQRVPANAASQVAELAIGGMTCASCAMRVEKALAKVPGVQSASVNLATETATVDLSDTSSDVNTLIAAVKKAGYEATLIAPPDDTPSEHETAGVHVSAAAITPAERKRIEARRELAAVLASAALTLPLVVPMVGEWFGIHAMLPPWLHFGLASIVQFVFGARFYRAAWRAVRAGAGNMDLLVALGTSAAYGVSVYELAAHPGDTMHLYFEASAVVITLVRFGKWLEARAKRQTTDAIRALNALRPERARIRAGTAERDVPLAQVRVGTVVIVRPGERVPIDGTVLEGNTHIDESLITGESLPVPKQPADPVTAGSINGEGAIAVTTTAVGAETTLARIIRLVESAQAGKAPIQRLVDRVSEIFVPAILAIGALTLAGWLIAGAGGETAILNAVAVLVIACPCALGLATPAAIMAGTGVAARQGVLIKDAEALETAHRVNVVAFDKTGTLTLGQPSVTAFEPLDGMDRAEALALAAAVQRQSDHPLARAVVNAYEASADAERIASGADAAATGTTPSAGSAASVAIATSAEATVAEPAATPATSIATPPVATGGAKATATATGARAVAGRGVEADVGGRSLALGSTRWLDELGIELPPQARARAEALEASGNTVSWLMERASQTPRALALIAFGDTLKPTARAAIQRLKDMGIRSVLVTGDNEGSAASVAKALGIDEYHAGVLPDGKARVIHDLKICSAGIVAMAGDGINDAPALAAADIGIAMATGTDVAMHAAGITLMRGDPALVADAIDISRKTWRKIRQNLFWAFIYNLIGVPLAAFGLLNPMLAGAAMAFSSVSVVTNALLLRTWRAAADQAASQPARPAAHHPTQPPAQKPARR; encoded by the coding sequence ATGACTGAACTCGCAAACCCGCGGCGTCCCGCCGACACCGCCCATCCAGCCGACCGCATCACCAGCCTCGACATTGGCGGCATGACATGCGCGTCATGCGCGATGCGGGTCGAAAAGGCGCTCGCCAGGGTGCCGGGCGTCGCCCGCGCGTCCGTCAACCTGGCGACCGAACAGGCGCAGGTGGACAGCGACGCCAGTGTCGGCGCGGACGCGCTCGTCGATGCCGTGCGCCGAGCCGGCTATGAAGCGACGCCCGTCGCGCCCGTCGCGCCCACTGCTCAAGACCAGCGCGTCCCGGCGAATGCGGCTTCGCAGGTCGCCGAGCTGGCGATTGGCGGGATGACGTGCGCGTCGTGCGCAATGCGCGTCGAAAAGGCGCTCGCCAAAGTGCCGGGCGTGCAGAGTGCGTCCGTGAATCTGGCGACCGAAACCGCGACCGTCGATCTGAGCGATACGTCGTCGGATGTCAACACGCTGATTGCCGCCGTCAAAAAAGCGGGCTACGAAGCGACGCTGATTGCGCCGCCCGACGACACACCATCCGAACACGAGACGGCCGGCGTCCACGTCAGCGCCGCCGCCATCACTCCAGCTGAGCGCAAGCGCATCGAAGCGCGTCGCGAACTCGCTGCCGTGCTCGCATCCGCTGCGCTGACGTTGCCGCTCGTCGTGCCGATGGTCGGCGAATGGTTCGGCATTCACGCGATGCTGCCGCCGTGGTTGCATTTCGGCCTTGCGTCCATCGTGCAGTTCGTGTTCGGCGCGCGCTTCTATCGCGCGGCGTGGCGCGCCGTGCGCGCCGGCGCGGGCAACATGGATCTGCTGGTCGCGCTCGGCACATCGGCGGCCTATGGCGTCAGTGTCTACGAGCTGGCGGCTCACCCCGGCGACACGATGCACCTGTACTTCGAGGCATCGGCGGTCGTCATCACGCTGGTGCGTTTCGGCAAGTGGCTCGAAGCGCGCGCGAAGCGCCAGACGACCGACGCGATCCGCGCACTCAATGCGCTGCGGCCCGAACGCGCCCGCATCCGCGCGGGCACCGCGGAACGCGATGTGCCGCTCGCGCAAGTGCGTGTCGGCACTGTCGTGATCGTGCGCCCAGGCGAACGCGTGCCCATCGATGGCACGGTGCTCGAAGGCAACACGCATATCGACGAATCGCTGATTACCGGCGAAAGCCTGCCGGTGCCGAAGCAGCCGGCCGATCCCGTCACCGCCGGTTCGATCAACGGCGAAGGCGCGATCGCGGTGACGACCACCGCCGTCGGCGCCGAGACGACGCTCGCTCGCATCATCCGTCTCGTGGAAAGCGCGCAGGCCGGGAAAGCGCCGATCCAGCGCCTCGTCGATCGCGTCAGCGAGATTTTCGTGCCGGCGATACTGGCTATCGGAGCGCTCACGCTGGCCGGCTGGCTGATCGCGGGCGCGGGCGGCGAAACGGCGATCCTGAATGCGGTCGCGGTGCTCGTCATCGCATGCCCGTGCGCGCTCGGCCTCGCGACACCGGCCGCCATCATGGCCGGCACTGGCGTGGCCGCGCGGCAAGGCGTGCTGATCAAGGACGCCGAGGCGCTGGAAACCGCGCATCGGGTGAATGTCGTCGCGTTCGACAAGACCGGCACTTTGACGCTCGGCCAGCCGTCGGTCACGGCGTTCGAGCCGCTTGACGGCATGGACCGCGCCGAGGCGCTCGCGCTTGCCGCCGCCGTGCAACGGCAGAGCGATCACCCGCTGGCCCGCGCAGTGGTGAACGCGTACGAAGCCTCGGCGGACGCTGAGCGCATTGCATCCGGAGCGGACGCGGCAGCGACGGGAACGACGCCGTCTGCGGGATCCGCAGCGAGCGTGGCGATCGCCACAAGCGCGGAGGCGACCGTGGCGGAACCCGCGGCAACGCCCGCAACATCCATCGCGACGCCCCCCGTTGCGACGGGCGGCGCGAAAGCCACCGCCACCGCCACCGGCGCGCGCGCAGTCGCTGGACGCGGCGTGGAAGCCGACGTCGGCGGCCGTTCGCTGGCGCTTGGCAGCACGCGCTGGCTGGACGAACTCGGCATCGAACTGCCGCCGCAAGCGCGCGCTCGCGCCGAGGCACTTGAAGCGTCGGGCAATACCGTGTCGTGGCTGATGGAACGCGCTTCACAGACGCCTCGCGCGCTCGCGCTGATTGCCTTCGGCGACACGCTCAAACCGACCGCACGCGCCGCGATCCAGCGGCTCAAAGACATGGGCATCCGCAGCGTGCTAGTCACCGGTGACAACGAGGGCAGCGCGGCCAGCGTCGCAAAGGCACTCGGCATCGACGAATACCACGCGGGCGTCTTGCCCGACGGCAAAGCGCGCGTGATTCACGACCTGAAGATTTGCAGTGCGGGCATCGTTGCAATGGCGGGCGACGGCATCAACGACGCGCCCGCACTCGCCGCCGCCGACATCGGCATAGCCATGGCCACGGGCACCGACGTCGCGATGCACGCCGCCGGCATCACGTTGATGCGCGGCGATCCCGCACTGGTCGCCGACGCGATCGATATTTCGCGCAAAACGTGGCGCAAAATCCGGCAAAATCTGTTCTGGGCATTCATCTACAACCTGATTGGGGTGCCGCTCGCCGCGTTTGGCCTGCTCAATCCAATGCTCGCCGGCGCGGCAATGGCGTTCTCGAGCGTGAGCGTCGTGACCAATGCGCTGCTGCTCCGCACGTGGCGCGCAGCGGCGGATCAGGCGGCCAGTCAGCCAGCACGTCCGGCAGCACATCACCCAACGCAGCCGCCGGCGCAGAAGCCGGCGCGGCGTTAG